Proteins encoded within one genomic window of Streptosporangium album:
- a CDS encoding Tn3 family transposase, giving the protein MPVEFLSDGEAAAYGHFSGAPSQAELERFFYLDDTDRALIAERRGTHARLGFALQLTTARYLGRFLTDPLDVPDEVLVYLGEQLGIEDVSQINQYTERRSTPFEHQEVIRKAYELKEFSQAEADFIVWASARAWNTGDGKKTIFYDGVTWLRTNKVLLPGVTTLARLVARVRDEATDRLYDTLREVLSPRQRMILEMLLEVPEGRRSSDLERWRKGPAAPSGRNLEKALELASEILGVRLGAMPLPPEVPHRRMVDLARYGMQATATTPRRHGPSRQLATLLATVIYLEGKAVDDCLEMLDLLVTTELVGKAETATDKERARQHPKLAKHSATLAAAVDTLLEVTEYGEELRLDQVWEAIDAIVPRRELREAVAAVTEMVPPPAADADGEMRALLATRIATVSGFLKTLTTVIEFGANAEGARALAAMKQLPRLLDGRKKKVTEADIDPELVTGSWKRLVFKSLPNGSTVDKNAYTMCVLTQFHRHLKRRDVYAEASARWRDPRGQLLDGAKWEAAKGPALVDLQLPEDPGRLLAEHALVLHLALNDVAGRAGQDGVDVSVDAEGRLHVAKLAALPEPPSLIDLRKRVLAMLPRVDLPELLLEVMGRVPEFEAAFTSVAGGVSKLADFHVSVAACLTAQALNIGYAPVVKAGTPALERGRLSHVVQNYLSAETYTLANGPLIDEQGKIGFAQALGGGLVAAIDGMRFVVPVPSIYTRPNKKFFGRSRGVTWLNMINDRGVGLGAKVVTGTLRDSLHMIDVAFRRDGGPRPEVLVTDTGSYSDVVFGLVHLLGMQYRPALADIPDQKGWRIQDADYGSLSRFARGKIDLEKIKRHWSDILRVVVSIYTGEIRAYDVMRMIQRDGNPTPLGEAIAHYGRIFKTLHILTYAVEEPYRRDIKGVRNLQESRHALAGKIFHGRKGEMYQRYYKGMEDQLGALGLVLNCVTLWNTFYMDRALDQLKAEAYPLAEEDVARLSPFVRQHINVIGTYSFAQPDLGPAGVRQLRNPDEPDWEDDIL; this is encoded by the coding sequence ATGCCGGTTGAGTTCTTGAGTGATGGTGAGGCGGCCGCGTACGGCCACTTCTCTGGTGCTCCGTCGCAGGCGGAGCTGGAGCGGTTCTTCTACCTGGACGACACGGATCGGGCGCTGATCGCCGAACGGCGTGGGACACACGCCCGCCTCGGCTTCGCCCTCCAGCTAACGACAGCCCGCTACCTCGGGCGCTTTCTGACCGACCCGCTGGACGTGCCCGACGAGGTGCTGGTGTACCTCGGCGAGCAACTCGGGATCGAGGATGTCTCGCAGATCAACCAGTACACCGAGCGGCGCAGCACGCCGTTCGAGCACCAGGAAGTGATCCGCAAGGCATACGAGTTGAAGGAGTTCTCCCAGGCGGAGGCGGATTTCATCGTGTGGGCGAGTGCGCGGGCGTGGAATACCGGCGACGGAAAGAAGACGATCTTCTATGACGGCGTGACGTGGCTGCGCACCAACAAGGTGCTGCTCCCGGGCGTGACCACGCTGGCCCGGCTGGTCGCCCGGGTGCGGGATGAGGCCACCGACCGGCTCTATGACACGCTGCGCGAGGTGCTGTCGCCGCGGCAGCGGATGATCCTGGAGATGCTGTTGGAGGTGCCCGAAGGCCGGCGCTCCTCGGACCTGGAACGCTGGCGCAAAGGCCCGGCGGCGCCCTCGGGCAGGAATCTGGAGAAGGCGCTGGAGCTCGCCTCGGAAATCCTCGGGGTCAGGCTGGGGGCCATGCCGCTCCCGCCGGAGGTGCCGCACCGGCGGATGGTCGACCTGGCGCGGTACGGCATGCAGGCCACGGCGACCACTCCGCGCCGCCATGGCCCCTCCCGCCAGCTCGCCACGCTGCTGGCCACGGTGATCTATCTGGAGGGCAAGGCGGTCGACGACTGTCTGGAGATGCTGGATCTGCTGGTCACCACCGAGCTGGTCGGCAAGGCCGAGACCGCGACCGACAAGGAGCGGGCACGCCAGCATCCGAAATTGGCCAAGCACTCGGCCACGCTCGCCGCGGCGGTGGACACCCTGCTGGAGGTCACCGAGTACGGCGAGGAACTCCGGTTGGATCAGGTGTGGGAGGCGATCGACGCGATCGTGCCCCGGAGGGAGCTGCGGGAGGCGGTCGCGGCGGTGACGGAGATGGTGCCGCCGCCCGCCGCCGATGCCGACGGTGAGATGCGGGCGCTGCTGGCCACGCGGATCGCCACCGTGTCGGGGTTCCTCAAGACGCTGACCACAGTGATCGAATTCGGTGCCAACGCCGAGGGCGCGCGGGCGCTCGCGGCGATGAAGCAGTTGCCCCGACTGCTGGACGGACGCAAGAAGAAGGTCACCGAGGCCGACATCGACCCTGAGCTGGTGACCGGGTCCTGGAAGCGGCTGGTGTTCAAAAGCTTGCCGAACGGCAGCACCGTGGACAAGAACGCCTACACCATGTGCGTGCTGACCCAGTTCCACCGGCACCTCAAGCGCCGCGACGTCTACGCCGAGGCCTCGGCGCGCTGGCGGGATCCACGCGGGCAACTTCTGGACGGTGCGAAGTGGGAGGCGGCCAAGGGTCCTGCGCTGGTCGACCTCCAGCTTCCCGAGGATCCCGGACGGTTGCTCGCCGAGCACGCGCTGGTGCTGCATCTGGCGCTCAACGATGTCGCGGGCCGGGCCGGGCAGGACGGCGTGGATGTGAGCGTGGATGCGGAGGGACGGCTGCACGTGGCCAAGCTGGCCGCCCTTCCGGAGCCACCGTCCCTGATCGACCTGCGCAAGCGAGTCCTCGCGATGTTGCCGCGGGTGGACCTGCCCGAGCTGCTGCTGGAGGTGATGGGCCGGGTTCCGGAGTTCGAGGCCGCGTTCACCTCGGTGGCCGGCGGGGTGAGTAAGCTGGCCGACTTCCACGTCTCGGTCGCGGCCTGCCTGACGGCTCAAGCGCTGAACATCGGGTACGCGCCGGTGGTGAAGGCGGGCACGCCGGCGTTGGAGCGCGGCCGGTTATCGCACGTGGTGCAGAACTACCTGTCGGCGGAGACCTACACTCTGGCCAACGGTCCGCTCATTGATGAGCAGGGCAAGATCGGTTTCGCCCAGGCACTCGGCGGTGGGCTGGTCGCGGCGATCGATGGGATGCGGTTCGTGGTCCCAGTGCCCTCGATCTACACTCGACCGAACAAGAAATTTTTCGGCCGCTCGCGCGGAGTCACGTGGCTCAACATGATCAACGACCGTGGGGTGGGGCTCGGCGCGAAGGTCGTCACCGGGACCCTGCGTGACTCGCTCCACATGATCGATGTGGCGTTCCGGCGGGATGGCGGACCGCGCCCTGAGGTTCTGGTGACCGACACCGGATCTTACAGTGACGTCGTGTTCGGCCTGGTCCACCTGCTGGGCATGCAGTACCGGCCCGCGCTGGCCGACATCCCCGATCAGAAAGGCTGGCGCATCCAGGACGCCGACTACGGGAGCCTGTCCCGGTTCGCGCGCGGGAAGATCGACCTGGAAAAGATCAAGCGGCATTGGAGCGACATCCTGCGCGTCGTGGTGTCGATCTACACCGGTGAGATCCGCGCCTACGACGTGATGCGCATGATCCAGCGGGACGGCAACCCGACCCCGCTCGGGGAGGCGATCGCCCACTACGGGCGGATCTTCAAGACCCTCCATATCCTCACCTACGCCGTGGAGGAGCCCTATCGGCGTGACATCAAGGGTGTGCGCAACCTGCAAGAATCCCGACATGCGCTGGCGGGGAAGATCTTCCACGGCAGGAAGGGCGAGATGTACCAGCGCTATTACAAGGGCATGGAAGACCAGCTCGGCGCGCTCGGCCTGGTGCTCAACTGCGTCACGCTGTGGAACACCTTCTACATGGACCGGGCCCTCGATCAGCTCAAGGCTGAGGCCTATCCACTGGCTGAGGAAGACGTCGCGCGGCTATCGCCCTTCGTCCGCCAGCACATCAACGTGATCGGCACCTACTCCTTCGCCCAGCCCGACCTCGGCCCCGCCGGTGTCCGGCAACTCCGCAACCCCGATGAGCCAGATTGGGAAGACGACATTCTCTAG